In the Alkaliphilus flagellatus genome, one interval contains:
- a CDS encoding ABC transporter permease, producing MKAFRTMLKNELKLSIRGMDMFIFAICMPIVVMFILGIIYGSKPAFDGAKYTFLEQSFGAVATIAVCAGGVMGLPLVISDYRNKKILKRFKVTPISPAMILAVQVAIYALYSIVSLILVYATATIFFGYQLDGSWLQFLCAYFLVMLSMFSIGMMVGGVAPNVKTAGIITSILYFPMLIFSGATLPYEIMPTTLQKVADFLPLTQGIKLLKAASLGLPIDSVMASVIVMIALAVVCISASIRLFRWE from the coding sequence ATGAAAGCATTTAGAACAATGTTAAAAAACGAATTGAAACTATCTATACGTGGAATGGATATGTTCATTTTTGCAATTTGTATGCCTATTGTAGTGATGTTCATTCTCGGTATCATCTACGGAAGCAAACCAGCCTTTGACGGTGCAAAATACACTTTTTTAGAGCAATCCTTTGGAGCAGTAGCAACTATCGCTGTATGTGCTGGTGGTGTAATGGGGCTTCCATTGGTTATATCTGACTACAGAAACAAAAAAATTTTGAAACGATTTAAGGTAACACCTATAAGCCCCGCCATGATTTTGGCGGTACAAGTTGCGATATATGCCCTCTATTCTATTGTTTCACTTATTCTTGTTTATGCTACAGCAACAATTTTCTTTGGCTATCAGTTAGATGGTTCGTGGCTCCAATTTTTATGTGCCTATTTCTTGGTGATGCTATCTATGTTCAGCATTGGCATGATGGTGGGAGGAGTCGCACCGAATGTAAAAACAGCGGGTATCATAACAAGTATATTATATTTTCCAATGCTCATTTTCTCGGGCGCTACGTTGCCTTACGAAATTATGCCAACAACACTTCAAAAAGTGGCTGATTTTCTACCATTGACACAGGGAATAAAACTTCTTAAAGCCGCTTCGCTTGGCTTGCCAATTGATAGCGTTATGGCCTCGGTTATCGTGATGATTGCACTTGCAGTAGTTTGCATAAGCGCTTCCATTCGACTTTTTAGATGGGAGTAG
- a CDS encoding response regulator transcription factor produces MANEKVLIVDDEEYIRKLIRKSLLLENYSIEEASCAEEALIHLKNNVFDLIILDVMLGDQDGFELIGKIKSLGVKTPIIFVSGRSEDYDKILGLGLGAVNYITKPFSPAILCAHVKAQIRSYQQYIEDKRISSSFIVEGPFKFDLKTYKFYKNEKLIDLSYKENLLIKFFMESPQQVFTKEQLYENIWSDTIIDDNAIMVYIHQLRRKIEEDPKYPKHIITVWGIGYKFVP; encoded by the coding sequence ATGGCAAATGAAAAGGTTCTTATTGTAGACGATGAAGAATATATACGAAAACTAATTAGGAAAAGCTTACTACTTGAAAATTACTCAATCGAAGAAGCATCATGTGCTGAAGAAGCACTTATTCATTTAAAAAACAATGTATTTGATTTAATTATTTTAGATGTTATGTTAGGAGACCAAGATGGATTTGAGTTAATCGGAAAAATTAAAAGTTTAGGAGTTAAAACACCGATTATATTTGTAAGCGGAAGAAGCGAAGATTATGATAAAATTTTAGGATTAGGTCTTGGTGCAGTTAATTATATAACAAAACCCTTTAGTCCTGCTATTTTATGTGCCCATGTAAAAGCACAAATAAGAAGCTATCAACAATATATTGAAGATAAAAGAATCTCATCAAGCTTCATTGTTGAAGGCCCATTTAAATTTGATTTAAAAACCTATAAATTCTATAAAAATGAAAAATTAATAGATTTATCCTATAAGGAAAATCTATTAATTAAATTCTTTATGGAAAGCCCTCAACAGGTTTTTACTAAAGAACAGCTTTATGAAAATATTTGGAGCGATACTATTATAGATGATAATGCAATTATGGTATATATACATCAGCTGAGAAGAAAAATTGAGGAGGATCCTAAATATCCAAAACATATTATAACAGTTTGGGGAATAGGTTATAAATTTGTTCCATAA
- a CDS encoding sensor histidine kinase, which yields MRIDGSFRKILSIILVFIMLLTMIIIVGYNNFTHHKNTVIKQQQEHLLTIAKSISRSLDVFINYKTNSLSVLAKEPIIIKALKMDEGGEVYYRHEEVLETFFEKYKDEMERVLLFNNKGKLIYQYPVTNSTKVKVIADSNISRVLNSKKIFISKEYLSSSNQYSIDILKPVINNNEVIGVLVNTINLNKMYNSLIHPIKPGKRGYAMVKNMGGFIIMHPVTDQIGIEAIKVRKKMFPQDDWTELEELTRRQVEEGEGYFAYHSKWWQDAEEELTKKINAYTRFRKGEISWIISVQMDYKEIEAPIKGTLINISLISLIIVVILISGLYIIFKMDKKRKALEIEAKYLKELNKAWEELIKSEARLRHSQKREIIGTLTSGVAHEFNNLLSPMLGYSEILLQSIDDNNTMYEDILEINKSALRAKELIGQILAFSREETVVPKFKYLEANYVVKESIKLIKSILPNSIKIVENINSNQLIFGNSTQLQQVLLNLYTNSYHSMRSEDGVLEVNTEDIYISHEEWEKLNLPNGNYVKIQVKDNGAGMNEETLEQIFDYYFTTKETGKGTGLGLPVVRNIVENHKGRIFVKSQVDVGTSVDIYLPSVEENYREDLNEF from the coding sequence ATGAGAATTGATGGTTCCTTCAGGAAAATACTATCAATAATACTTGTATTTATTATGTTATTAACTATGATAATTATAGTAGGATATAATAATTTTACTCATCATAAGAATACAGTTATTAAGCAACAACAGGAACATTTACTCACAATAGCAAAGTCTATTTCTAGAAGTCTTGATGTATTCATTAATTATAAAACCAATAGTTTATCTGTATTAGCTAAAGAACCAATTATTATAAAAGCATTGAAGATGGATGAAGGAGGAGAAGTCTATTATCGCCATGAAGAAGTTTTAGAAACTTTTTTTGAAAAATATAAAGATGAAATGGAAAGGGTATTATTATTTAATAATAAAGGAAAGTTGATTTACCAATATCCAGTTACGAATTCAACTAAAGTGAAAGTTATAGCAGATTCTAACATAAGTAGAGTTTTGAATAGTAAGAAGATATTTATAAGTAAAGAGTATTTATCTAGCTCTAATCAATACTCAATTGATATATTGAAGCCAGTTATAAACAATAATGAAGTTATAGGGGTTTTGGTTAATACTATTAACTTAAATAAAATGTATAACAGTTTGATTCACCCGATAAAGCCTGGAAAAAGAGGTTATGCAATGGTAAAAAATATGGGTGGTTTTATTATAATGCACCCAGTAACAGATCAAATAGGTATAGAAGCTATAAAAGTGAGAAAGAAAATGTTCCCACAAGATGATTGGACAGAACTTGAGGAATTAACCCGTAGGCAGGTGGAAGAAGGGGAAGGTTATTTTGCTTATCATTCTAAATGGTGGCAAGATGCAGAGGAAGAACTTACGAAAAAAATAAATGCGTATACGAGATTTAGAAAAGGCGAGATTTCTTGGATTATATCTGTCCAAATGGACTATAAAGAAATAGAGGCACCTATTAAAGGAACACTAATCAATATATCCTTAATATCCTTAATTATTGTAGTTATTTTAATTAGTGGGCTTTATATAATTTTCAAAATGGATAAAAAAAGAAAAGCACTGGAAATTGAAGCTAAATATTTAAAAGAATTAAATAAAGCATGGGAAGAATTAATTAAAAGTGAAGCAAGATTAAGACATTCTCAAAAACGTGAAATCATTGGTACATTAACTAGTGGAGTAGCTCACGAATTTAATAATCTACTGTCTCCTATGCTAGGCTATTCGGAAATTCTACTACAAAGTATTGATGATAATAACACTATGTATGAAGATATATTGGAAATAAACAAAAGTGCTTTAAGGGCCAAGGAGCTAATAGGACAAATTTTAGCATTTAGTAGAGAGGAGACTGTAGTTCCTAAGTTTAAATATTTAGAAGCAAATTATGTTGTAAAGGAAAGTATAAAGCTTATTAAATCAATTTTACCAAATAGCATTAAAATTGTAGAGAATATTAATAGCAATCAACTGATTTTTGGAAACTCAACACAATTACAACAAGTTTTGCTTAATTTATACACAAATTCATATCATTCTATGAGAAGTGAAGATGGAGTATTAGAGGTTAATACTGAAGATATATATATTAGCCATGAAGAGTGGGAAAAACTTAATTTACCGAATGGAAATTATGTAAAAATTCAGGTTAAAGATAATGGTGCTGGCATGAATGAGGAAACATTAGAACAAATATTTGATTACTATTTTACTACAAAGGAAACAGGGAAGGGTACAGGATTAGGGCTACCAGTCGTACGCAATATTGTAGAAAATCATAAGGGTAGAATTTTTGTAAAAAGTCAAGTAGATGTAGGAACAAGTGTTGATATATATTTACCTTCTGTTGAAGAAAATTATAGGGAAGATCTTAATGAATTTTAA
- a CDS encoding flavocytochrome c, with protein MNKIKKSLAVILTLILVFSLAACQSKDTNDKTGKEPINSVVVGEGRGKGGPVKLEVTFENSEIKGIKVVENKESDYTKPVIADLTKQIIDTNSTDVDIVSGATLTSHAIINAVKDAIKKAGVTLTAKDVTKEAEKAEDISTDIVIIGAGGAGLSAAIEATNQGAKVVVVEKNAFMGGNTNYATGGMNAAGTKYQETKGIQDSPELYFKDTMKGGHDKNDPALLKVLTEKSAETIYWLEELGAKLSEIGRSGGQSVDRIHKGPEGMPIGTHLMDVFADQIEKLNIDVRLNTKAVEILAEGNKATGIKVENKDGNAYNINAKAVILASGGFGANPELVTKYKPELEGFGTTNQPGATGDALAMVEKLDVALTDIKEIQTHPTVVPKINEMITEGVRGDGAILVNRDSKRFINELETRDVVSKAILSQEGNTAFLLFDQQVVEEASAIQKYKDAGLLTEAASLKELGEKLKIDAEALEKTVNTYNEYYRNKEDKEFGRRLMNVELTKTPFYAVEIAPAIHHTMGGVRINTNTEVINNSGNVVEGLYAAGEVTGGVHGGNRIGGNAVSDITVFGRIAGKNAAEAVKGK; from the coding sequence ATGAACAAAATTAAAAAATCACTAGCTGTAATACTAACTTTAATATTAGTATTTTCGCTAGCTGCTTGTCAGTCAAAAGACACTAATGATAAAACAGGTAAAGAACCTATAAACAGTGTAGTTGTAGGTGAGGGAAGGGGTAAAGGTGGCCCAGTTAAACTAGAGGTTACTTTTGAAAACTCTGAAATTAAAGGTATTAAGGTTGTAGAAAATAAAGAGTCAGATTATACTAAACCAGTTATTGCAGATCTAACTAAACAAATTATTGATACAAACTCTACAGATGTCGATATTGTTTCAGGTGCTACATTAACTAGCCACGCTATAATAAATGCTGTAAAGGACGCTATAAAAAAAGCAGGAGTTACTTTAACTGCTAAAGATGTAACCAAAGAAGCTGAAAAAGCAGAGGATATTTCAACTGATATAGTTATTATTGGAGCAGGTGGTGCAGGGCTTTCAGCAGCTATAGAGGCAACTAATCAAGGTGCCAAAGTAGTAGTTGTAGAAAAAAATGCTTTTATGGGTGGAAACACAAACTATGCAACTGGTGGAATGAATGCAGCTGGTACAAAGTATCAAGAAACTAAAGGTATACAGGATAGCCCAGAGTTGTATTTTAAAGATACAATGAAGGGTGGACACGATAAAAATGATCCAGCACTGTTAAAGGTTTTAACTGAAAAATCAGCAGAAACCATATATTGGCTTGAAGAATTAGGAGCAAAATTATCTGAAATTGGAAGATCGGGTGGACAAAGTGTAGACAGGATTCATAAAGGTCCAGAAGGTATGCCTATAGGAACTCACCTTATGGATGTATTTGCTGACCAGATAGAAAAACTTAACATTGATGTTAGATTAAATACAAAGGCAGTAGAAATTCTTGCAGAAGGCAATAAGGCAACAGGTATAAAAGTAGAAAATAAAGATGGAAATGCTTACAATATAAATGCTAAGGCAGTAATACTTGCATCTGGCGGATTTGGTGCTAACCCAGAGTTAGTAACAAAATATAAACCAGAATTAGAAGGCTTTGGAACAACTAACCAACCAGGAGCAACAGGAGATGCTCTTGCTATGGTAGAAAAGTTGGATGTAGCTTTAACAGACATAAAAGAAATTCAAACTCACCCTACAGTAGTTCCTAAAATAAATGAAATGATAACTGAAGGTGTAAGAGGAGACGGTGCTATCTTAGTAAATAGAGATAGTAAAAGATTTATAAATGAACTTGAAACTAGGGACGTAGTATCTAAAGCTATATTATCTCAAGAAGGTAATACTGCGTTTTTACTCTTTGACCAACAAGTAGTAGAAGAGGCGAGTGCTATTCAAAAGTATAAGGATGCTGGATTATTAACAGAGGCTGCTTCCTTAAAAGAGCTAGGTGAAAAACTTAAAATAGATGCTGAAGCCCTTGAAAAAACTGTAAACACATATAATGAGTATTATAGAAATAAGGAAGATAAGGAATTTGGAAGAAGGCTAATGAATGTAGAGCTTACAAAAACACCATTTTATGCAGTAGAAATAGCTCCAGCTATTCACCATACTATGGGAGGAGTTAGAATAAACACTAACACTGAGGTAATTAACAACTCAGGAAATGTGGTAGAAGGTCTATATGCTGCTGGAGAAGTTACAGGAGGAGTACATGGTGGCAATAGAATTGGTGGTAATGCGGTATCAGATATAACTGTATTTGGAAGAATAGCAGGAAAAAATGCTGCAGAAGCTGTAAAAGGTAAATAA
- a CDS encoding flavin reductase — protein sequence MSKFIEVKPEEFNESPFKLIGKDWMLITAEKAGKVNTMTASWGGFGVMWGKNVAYIVIRPQRYTKEFVDNSATFSLSFFDDSSRKMLSYLGTTSGRDEDKIQKSNLTVIHEDSIPYFEEATKVVLCKKLFAQEYKPESFIDQKINEKCYPDSDHHTLYIAEVTKIFIKE from the coding sequence ATGTCTAAATTCATCGAAGTAAAACCTGAAGAGTTTAACGAAAGTCCTTTTAAACTTATAGGTAAGGATTGGATGCTAATTACAGCTGAAAAGGCTGGAAAGGTAAATACCATGACTGCTTCCTGGGGCGGTTTTGGTGTAATGTGGGGAAAAAATGTTGCTTATATCGTTATACGTCCTCAGCGATATACAAAGGAGTTTGTAGATAACTCAGCAACCTTTTCATTAAGCTTTTTTGATGATAGCAGTAGAAAAATGCTAAGTTACCTTGGCACAACCTCTGGTAGAGATGAAGATAAAATCCAAAAATCAAACCTTACAGTTATTCATGAAGATAGTATTCCATATTTTGAAGAAGCAACTAAAGTTGTTTTATGCAAAAAGCTTTTCGCACAGGAGTATAAGCCTGAGTCCTTTATCGATCAAAAAATTAACGAAAAATGTTATCCCGATTCTGATCATCATACATTATACATAGCAGAGGTTACAAAAATTTTTATAAAAGAGTAA
- a CDS encoding response regulator transcription factor, producing the protein MFRVVIADDEVTIRNGLKSLIESYHLDLHVVATVEDGKEAIEVIEEYRPEIILMDINMPFINGLKVIERARELDKDSKIIIISGYDQFEYAQKALELGVFSYLLKPIDYRSFKNIITKAVESYSNRIWETSILKDGVTNRAGSEDVGNLAINYIKENFSKNYLSLNLVAEKYHISESYLTRVIKQKTGLTFTDYLNKLRISMAINLLMDKGKVYTINEISYMVGYNSQHYFSRAFKNYVGLSPNQYRNEKTNVNL; encoded by the coding sequence ATGTTTAGGGTAGTTATCGCAGATGATGAAGTAACAATACGCAATGGATTAAAAAGCTTAATAGAATCCTACCACCTTGATTTACACGTTGTGGCAACTGTAGAAGATGGTAAGGAAGCCATTGAAGTAATTGAAGAATACCGTCCAGAGATTATTTTAATGGATATTAATATGCCATTTATAAACGGACTTAAGGTAATAGAAAGAGCTCGAGAGTTAGATAAGGACTCTAAGATTATTATTATATCAGGATATGATCAATTCGAGTATGCTCAAAAAGCCTTAGAGCTGGGAGTGTTTAGTTATTTGTTAAAGCCTATTGATTATCGTTCTTTTAAAAACATCATAACAAAGGCTGTAGAGTCTTATTCTAATAGAATATGGGAAACAAGTATATTAAAAGATGGGGTAACTAACAGAGCTGGATCTGAAGATGTGGGAAATTTAGCAATTAATTATATAAAAGAAAACTTCTCAAAAAATTATTTATCTTTAAATTTAGTGGCTGAAAAGTATCATATTAGTGAATCTTATCTCACTAGAGTTATTAAGCAAAAAACAGGACTAACCTTTACTGATTATCTTAATAAGTTGAGAATTAGTATGGCTATTAACCTATTAATGGATAAGGGTAAGGTATACACCATTAATGAAATATCATATATGGTGGGATATAATAGTCAGCATTATTTTAGTAGGGCATTTAAAAATTATGTAGGACTCTCACCTAATCAGTATAGAAATGAGAAAACAAATGTTAATCTATAG
- a CDS encoding sensor histidine kinase produces the protein MSLRSKITTSFILIIVLTLSPLLFILQTRVKNLRMKELEHQTTQLIDSKANEIGSWLNQRISEIRIIHENPSTKNLDFYELKPYVTQLNKVLRNQYGNPYETFAIGGIDGQGWINDEMTIDVSSREYFRRAMATKSEYVISNPVVSKSDSKLIFIICYPIINESNKKIGFINGSINLEKFSKIAGNIDIYNGFTWIMNKNKDIYSIDAGELKKKYISSDGLNIIINNFQENKSGTASLKNLSNNDSTVFFSSIPYTEDWILCTLVENSMIHAQTNSITNFVILIGVILLIVAIFLAIIISSSIGKPLQVLKHNMIEVSKGNLRSYYEIDNNDEVSVIGQVFNQMLNEIENLIEQVFQVQSQKRNAELRALQSQINPHFLYNTLDTLQWKALEYNAFEIADMINSLSRFFRISLSSGKEFITISDEIEHVRNYLEIQKIRYKDKINYNINVDFSIEENLVPKLLIQPLVENSIYHGLKLRKQPGIIDINVFAKENCIFIEVIDNGLGIDKKHLVEISKNLHESIESDHYGLYNVNERLKLAFGEKYSITIESELQVGTTVLLKIPMIGEGFECLG, from the coding sequence ATGTCATTGCGTTCAAAAATAACTACATCTTTTATTTTAATCATCGTTTTAACCTTATCACCTCTTTTGTTTATACTGCAAACAAGGGTCAAGAACTTAAGAATGAAAGAACTAGAACATCAGACTACTCAGCTCATTGATTCTAAAGCAAACGAAATAGGCTCTTGGCTAAATCAACGTATTAGCGAAATTAGAATTATACATGAAAATCCATCTACTAAAAATCTTGATTTCTATGAGTTAAAACCCTATGTGACACAGTTAAATAAGGTTCTAAGAAATCAATATGGAAATCCATATGAAACATTTGCAATAGGAGGTATAGATGGCCAGGGATGGATAAATGATGAAATGACTATTGACGTATCTAGCCGTGAATACTTTAGAAGAGCTATGGCTACAAAATCTGAATATGTTATAAGCAATCCTGTAGTTTCAAAATCCGACAGTAAACTAATTTTTATAATATGTTATCCTATAATAAATGAGAGTAACAAAAAGATAGGTTTTATAAATGGATCAATCAACTTAGAAAAATTTTCTAAAATAGCCGGTAATATAGACATCTACAATGGTTTCACTTGGATAATGAATAAAAATAAGGATATTTATTCAATAGATGCAGGAGAACTAAAGAAAAAGTATATTTCTTCAGATGGATTAAATATAATAATCAATAATTTTCAAGAAAATAAATCAGGTACAGCTTCACTAAAAAATCTATCTAACAATGACTCTACAGTGTTTTTTTCTTCGATTCCTTATACAGAAGACTGGATTTTATGTACTCTAGTTGAAAATAGCATGATTCATGCACAGACCAACAGTATTACAAATTTTGTAATTTTAATAGGAGTAATTTTGCTTATAGTAGCTATTTTTCTTGCTATTATTATTTCAAGCTCAATAGGAAAACCTTTACAAGTATTAAAACATAATATGATAGAGGTTTCTAAGGGTAATCTACGCTCCTATTATGAAATAGACAACAATGATGAGGTTTCTGTTATAGGCCAAGTTTTTAATCAAATGCTAAATGAAATAGAAAATCTAATTGAACAGGTGTTTCAAGTGCAATCTCAGAAAAGAAATGCTGAGCTTAGGGCACTACAGTCCCAAATAAATCCTCATTTCCTCTATAACACATTAGACACATTGCAGTGGAAGGCTTTAGAATACAATGCATTTGAGATTGCAGATATGATTAACTCTTTATCTCGCTTTTTTAGAATTTCATTAAGTTCTGGCAAGGAATTTATAACAATTTCCGATGAAATAGAACATGTACGAAATTATCTTGAAATCCAAAAGATAAGGTATAAGGATAAAATAAACTATAATATTAATGTGGATTTTTCAATAGAGGAAAATCTAGTTCCCAAATTACTTATTCAACCTTTAGTAGAAAACTCTATATATCATGGCTTAAAACTTAGAAAACAGCCAGGTATTATAGATATAAATGTGTTTGCAAAAGAAAATTGTATTTTTATAGAAGTGATAGATAATGGTTTAGGCATAGATAAAAAGCATCTTGTGGAAATTTCCAAAAACCTTCATGAGTCGATTGAATCAGATCACTATGGATTATACAACGTAAATGAACGTTTAAAGCTTGCTTTTGGTGAAAAATATAGCATAACTATAGAAAGCGAGCTACAGGTAGGCACTACAGTTTTGTTAAAAATACCTATGATAGGTGAGGGATTTGAATGTTTAGGGTAG
- a CDS encoding flavocytochrome c, which produces MKKLLIILLAIIMAISVVGCNNEGKEIVGNEATVIKNGTYKGVGNGKGGEISVEVTIEDDMIKDIKVLGQNETSGFDTAMDTLTENIIAKNSVDVDTVSGCTLTSKGFLEAINSALAAANATPDMLKKVEGAAKNVAKEDVTETHDIVVIGAGGAGLAAAIEAKAAGADVIVLEKMPLAGGNTLISGAEYAASNNWLQEKEGIKDSVEQHIEDTLKGGDNINNPELVRVVAENALEGAIWLRDEVGVVWEDELMQFGGHTAKRSLVPLGASGKEIITKQLKKAKEMNIPILLNTKATVLITDTNGKVIGVEAEGEDKNYTFNTNKAVIVASGGFGSNVEMRVKYNPDIDNAILSTNTTGSTGDGIVMAENIGADLVGMEHIQTYPICDPLTGTLLYFDDARLYGHTVIVNKEGKRFVEELGRRDVMSMGIKAQTGSVCYELLDQNGFDASKLQENHGPELDYLFKNNLLVKADTLEEAAAFFEIDAKELKATVNKYNSYVKDGKDPEFNKRMLPSTVDTAPFYILKAAPAVHHTMGGIKINTNAQVINKDGKVIEGLYAAGEVTGGIHGTNRLGSNALADIIVFGRVAGQNAAK; this is translated from the coding sequence TTGAAAAAGCTTTTAATTATTCTATTAGCTATTATTATGGCAATAAGTGTCGTAGGTTGTAATAATGAAGGTAAAGAAATAGTTGGTAATGAGGCTACAGTAATTAAAAATGGTACTTATAAAGGGGTAGGCAATGGAAAAGGCGGTGAAATATCTGTTGAAGTAACAATTGAAGATGATATGATTAAAGATATTAAGGTTTTAGGTCAAAACGAAACATCAGGATTTGACACAGCAATGGATACTTTAACAGAAAATATTATTGCAAAAAACAGTGTTGATGTTGATACTGTATCTGGATGTACTTTAACTTCTAAGGGTTTTCTTGAAGCGATTAATTCAGCTTTAGCGGCAGCAAATGCAACCCCAGATATGCTTAAGAAGGTAGAAGGGGCAGCTAAAAATGTAGCAAAAGAAGATGTTACAGAAACCCACGATATAGTTGTAATAGGTGCTGGTGGAGCAGGACTTGCAGCTGCCATAGAGGCTAAAGCCGCTGGAGCAGATGTTATTGTTTTAGAAAAAATGCCCCTAGCTGGCGGTAATACACTTATATCAGGTGCAGAATATGCTGCTTCTAACAACTGGTTACAGGAGAAAGAAGGAATTAAGGATAGTGTAGAGCAACATATTGAAGATACTCTAAAGGGTGGAGATAATATAAACAATCCGGAACTGGTGAGAGTTGTTGCAGAAAATGCCCTAGAGGGTGCTATATGGCTTAGAGATGAAGTTGGAGTTGTATGGGAAGATGAGTTAATGCAATTTGGTGGTCATACAGCTAAAAGAAGTTTAGTTCCCCTAGGAGCAAGTGGTAAGGAAATAATAACTAAACAATTAAAAAAAGCTAAAGAAATGAATATACCTATTCTTCTAAATACTAAAGCAACTGTTTTAATTACGGATACAAATGGCAAAGTTATAGGGGTAGAGGCAGAAGGTGAAGATAAAAATTATACTTTTAACACTAATAAGGCAGTAATAGTAGCCTCAGGAGGATTTGGATCTAACGTAGAGATGAGAGTAAAGTATAACCCAGATATTGATAACGCTATACTTTCCACCAACACAACTGGTAGTACCGGAGATGGTATCGTTATGGCGGAAAATATTGGTGCGGATTTAGTTGGCATGGAACATATTCAGACATATCCTATATGTGACCCATTAACAGGAACTCTACTTTATTTTGATGATGCAAGATTATATGGACATACAGTGATTGTAAATAAAGAAGGAAAAAGATTTGTTGAGGAGCTTGGAAGACGTGATGTTATGTCAATGGGAATAAAAGCCCAAACAGGTAGTGTTTGTTATGAATTACTTGATCAAAATGGATTTGATGCTAGTAAGCTACAAGAGAATCATGGTCCTGAACTAGATTACCTTTTCAAAAACAATCTACTTGTTAAAGCAGATACTTTAGAAGAAGCAGCAGCATTCTTTGAAATAGATGCAAAAGAATTAAAAGCAACAGTTAATAAATATAATAGCTATGTTAAAGATGGTAAAGATCCTGAGTTTAATAAACGTATGTTACCATCTACAGTGGATACTGCACCTTTCTATATTTTAAAAGCAGCTCCAGCTGTTCATCACACAATGGGTGGTATTAAAATAAATACAAATGCTCAAGTAATAAATAAAGATGGTAAAGTTATAGAAGGTCTATATGCAGCAGGAGAGGTTACAGGAGGAATTCATGGTACAAATAGATTAGGTAGCAATGCTCTTGCCGATATTATAGTATTTGGTAGAGTTGCAGGACAAAATGCAGCTAAATAA
- a CDS encoding sigma-70 family RNA polymerase sigma factor, whose amino-acid sequence MSDQSKEKDYELYKHIKEMRDGSIESFDFIYNETSSDAYRLISMTVYNHMDREDIMNEVYVQLWSSINNYNLDKPFRAWLHGITIRQISNFKRKKWRVFRIFEKQCSMLSREDMSYEPNIIHSELESEAMELIGNLSDKLKVVIVLRYCYDYSLQEIADILEIPLGTVKSRHHSALKQLKRRIDLINNVDGGRKDKEWILKEN is encoded by the coding sequence TTGTCAGACCAGTCAAAAGAGAAAGACTACGAGCTTTATAAGCATATAAAAGAGATGAGAGATGGCTCAATCGAATCTTTTGACTTTATTTATAATGAAACCAGTAGTGATGCTTATAGGTTAATTTCAATGACTGTTTATAATCACATGGATAGAGAGGATATTATGAATGAAGTTTATGTTCAGTTGTGGAGTTCAATTAATAATTATAATTTAGATAAACCTTTTCGAGCATGGCTTCATGGAATAACTATTCGTCAAATTAGTAACTTTAAAAGAAAAAAATGGCGTGTTTTTCGGATTTTTGAAAAACAATGTTCAATGCTAAGCAGAGAGGATATGAGTTATGAGCCAAACATTATTCACTCCGAATTAGAAAGCGAAGCAATGGAATTAATTGGTAATTTATCAGATAAACTAAAAGTAGTAATAGTTTTAAGATACTGTTATGATTATTCATTGCAAGAGATTGCAGATATATTAGAAATACCTTTGGGAACTGTAAAGTCAAGACATCACTCAGCTTTGAAGCAGTTAAAAAGGCGGATAGATTTAATAAATAATGTGGATGGAGGTCGCAAAGATAAAGAATGGATATTGAAAGAAAATTAA